Proteins from a single region of Microtus ochrogaster isolate Prairie Vole_2 linkage group LG5, MicOch1.0, whole genome shotgun sequence:
- the Rgp1 gene encoding RAB6A-GEF complex partner protein 2 encodes MIEVVAELSRGPVFLAGEALECLVTVTNPLPPTATSASSEALAWASAQIHCQFHASESRVALPPPDSSQPDVQPDSQTVFLPHRGERGQCILSTPPKILFCDLRLDPGESKSYSYSEVLPTEGPPSFRGQSVKYVYKLTIGCQRVNSPITLLRVPLRVLVLTGLQDVHFPQDEAVAPTSPFLEEDESGKKDSWLAELAGERLMAATSCRSLHLYNISDGQGKVGTFGIFKSVYRLGEDVVGTLNLGEGTVACLQFSVSLQTEERVQPEYQRRRGTGVAPSVSHVTHARHQESCLHTTRTSFSLPIPLCSTPGFCTAIVSLKWRLHFEFVTSREPGLVLLPPLEQPEPATWTGPEQVPVDTFSWDLPIKVLPTSPTLVSYAAPGPSTSSITI; translated from the exons ATGATTGAAGTGGTGGCTGAACTGAGTCGAGGTCCTGTATTTCTGGCTGGGGAGGCTCTGGAATGTTTAGTGACTGTCACTAATCCCCTGCCCCCGACCGCCACTTCTGCATCCAG tGAGGCTCTGGCCTGGGCCAGTGCCCAGATCCACTGCCAGTTCCATGCCAGTGAGAGTCGAGTAGCCCTACCACCCCCGGACTCTAGTCAGCCAGATGTCCAGCCTGACAGCCAGACTGTCTTTCTGCCACACCGAG GTGAGAGGGGTCAGTGTATCCTTTCTACTCCACCAAAAATTCTGTTTTGTGACTTGAGGCTAGACCCTGGCGAATCCAAATCAT actccTACAGCGAAGTGCTGCCCACAGAGGGACCACCTTCCTTTCGGGGTCAGTCAGTCAAGTACGTCTACAAATTGACCATTGGCTGCCAGCGTGTCAACTCGCCCATCACTTTACTCCGGGTCCCTTTGAGAGTTCTTGTGCTGACTG GTCTTCAGGATGTCCACTTTCCCCAGGATGAGGCGGTGGCTCCAACCAGTCCCTTCTTAGAGGAGGACGAAAGCGGCAAGAAGGATTCATGGCTAGCCGAGCTGGCTGGGGAGCGCCTCATGGCTGCCACCTCCTGCCGCAGCCTCC ATCTATACAATATCAGTGATGGCCAAGGGAAAGTTGGGACATTTGGTATCTTCAAATCTGTGTACAGACTCGGCGAGGATGTGGTGGGGACCTTAAACTTAGGGGAAGGAACTGTAGCCTGTTTGCAG TTTTCAGTAAGCTTGCAGACTGAGGAGCGTGTACAGCCTGAATACCAGCGGCGCCGGGGGACAGGTGTTGCCCCTTCGGTGTCCCACGTGACGCACGCCCGGCACCAGGAGTCCTGCCTCCATACAACTAGAACCAgcttctccctccccatccctctttgCTCTACCCCTGGCTTCTGCACTGCCATCG TGTCCTTGAAGTGGCGACTGCATTTTGAGTTTGTAACATCCCGGGAACCAGGATTGGTTCTTCTGCCCCCATTGGAGCAGCCTGAACCTGCGACCTGGACGGGGCCTGAGCAGGTGCCTGTAGACACCTTCAGCTGGGACCTCCCCATCAAAGTGCTTCCTACGAGCCCCACCCTGGTCTCATATGCTGCCCCAGGCCCCAGCACCAGCAGTATAACTATCTGA
- the Msmp gene encoding prostate-associated microseminoprotein: MALRMLWAGQDKGILGGWRIICLVVSLLLQHPGVNSKCYFQAQAPCHYDGKYFTLGESWLRKDCFHCTCLHPVGVGCCDTSQHPIDFPAECEVRQEAGTCRFSLVQKSDPRLPCKGGGPDLEWGSANTPVPRAPAPHSS; this comes from the exons ATGGCTCTAAGGATGCTCTGGGCTGGACAGGACAAGGGGATCctgggaggctggaggatcatCTGCTTGGTGGTGTCTCTGCTCCTGCAGCACCCAGGAGTTAACAGCAAGTGTTACTTCCAAGCTCAAG CTCCCTGCCACTACGACGGGAAATACTTCACTCTGGGTGAATCCTGGCTCCGCAAGGACTGCTTCCATTGCACCTGTCTGCACCCCGTGGGTGTGGGCTGCTGTGACAC GTCTCAGCATCCCATTGACTTCCCCGCTGAGTGTGAAGTGCGCCAGGAAGCAGGAACCTGTCGGTTTTCTCTGGTGCAAAAATCTGACCCTCGGCTGCCCTGCAAAGGGGGAGGACCCGACCTAGAATGGGGCTCAGCTAACACCCCTGTTCCTAGAGCTCCTGCTCCTCACTCCAGCTAA